A genomic segment from Syntrophotalea acetylenivorans encodes:
- the ispD gene encoding 2-C-methyl-D-erythritol 4-phosphate cytidylyltransferase, whose translation MSVIVLIPAAGMGRRMGATVNKQYLPLNDRPIVGHTIALFDQHPLIDKIYVITPVAEFEQCRREVLEPGNFHKVQDLVPGGAERQDSVRNGLLACAAGPDDIVLIHDGVRPLLQPALIDKVIETVRGQGACLVGVPVKDTIKQVVDGCIEGTPDRSGLWQAQTPQAFRYSQILEAHERAQQDGFRGTDDASLVERLGQPVMVIAGSYRNIKLTTPEDLLLARAFLDSPEEVCP comes from the coding sequence ATGAGTGTCATCGTTCTCATACCTGCTGCCGGCATGGGGCGCCGCATGGGCGCTACCGTCAATAAGCAGTATCTGCCTCTCAACGACCGGCCGATCGTCGGCCACACCATCGCCCTGTTCGACCAGCATCCCCTTATCGACAAGATTTACGTCATTACCCCGGTCGCGGAGTTCGAGCAATGTCGCCGTGAAGTGCTGGAGCCCGGAAATTTCCACAAGGTGCAGGACTTGGTGCCGGGCGGTGCCGAGCGCCAGGATTCGGTGCGCAACGGTTTGCTGGCTTGCGCCGCCGGTCCCGACGACATCGTGTTGATTCACGACGGGGTGCGGCCGTTGTTGCAGCCAGCACTCATCGATAAGGTCATCGAAACCGTTCGCGGGCAGGGTGCCTGCCTGGTGGGGGTACCGGTCAAGGACACCATCAAACAGGTGGTGGATGGCTGCATCGAGGGGACTCCCGATCGCAGCGGTCTGTGGCAGGCCCAGACGCCTCAGGCCTTTCGTTATAGCCAGATCCTGGAGGCCCATGAGCGGGCGCAGCAAGACGGCTTTCGCGGTACCGACGACGCTTCGCTGGTGGAACGCCTTGGCCAGCCGGTGATGGTGATTGCCGGCAGCTATCGCAACATCAAACTTACCACGCCCGAGGACCTGCTGTTGGCCAGGGCTTTTCTCGACAGTCCGGAGGAGGTTTGCCCATGA
- the ispF gene encoding 2-C-methyl-D-erythritol 2,4-cyclodiphosphate synthase: MRIGHGYDVHQLVAERQLILGGVEVPYSLGLLGHSDADVLLHAICDAILGALGQGDIGKHFPDTDAAYKGISSLKLLRHVVDLAAGQGYTIGNLDSTIIAQRPKLAPYIGEMVDKIAVACAVSASRINVKATTTEELGFEGRGEGISAHAVVLLQRVAED, encoded by the coding sequence ATGCGCATCGGTCACGGCTACGATGTTCACCAATTGGTCGCCGAGCGGCAGTTGATTCTCGGTGGTGTCGAGGTGCCCTACAGCCTGGGTCTGCTCGGCCATTCCGATGCCGACGTGTTGCTGCACGCTATCTGCGATGCGATTCTCGGAGCCTTGGGTCAAGGTGATATCGGTAAGCATTTTCCCGATACCGACGCGGCCTATAAGGGAATCTCCAGTCTTAAACTGCTGCGGCATGTGGTGGATCTGGCCGCCGGGCAGGGTTATACGATCGGCAACCTCGACAGCACAATTATTGCTCAGCGGCCTAAGCTGGCCCCTTATATCGGTGAGATGGTGGATAAGATCGCCGTGGCTTGCGCAGTCTCGGCCAGTCGCATCAACGTAAAGGCCACGACTACCGAGGAGCTCGGTTTCGAGGGGCGCGGCGAAGGTATTTCGGCCCACGCGGTCGTATTACTACAACGGGTCGCCGAGGACTAA